The genome window CGGAGAAGAAGCCGAACGACTGCACCGGCGAGGGCGCGAAGAACTCCCCCAGGGCGGCGGGGGCGAGCAGCGCGCTGCCGAGGCGCACCGCCGCCACCGCCGCCAGGGCGCCCAGCCCCGTGACCGTGAGGTCGCGGCCGCGGGTCGGAAAGTCGTAGCGAAAGCGGACGAGACGCCCGATCACGAGCAGCAGCTGAGCCAGGTAGGTGGCGTTGACCGCCGCCACGCGCGTGCGCAGATCGGGCGGAAGCAGCGGCAAGGCCACTGCCAGCAACAGGATCGGCGCGGCGACGGCGCGGCGTGGCGGCGGCAGATTCTGGAAGCGATGAACCGCCGCGAGGAGCGCCGCCATCGCTCCGGCGATCAGCAGGTTGCCGACGATTGCGAGACTCCGGTCGGCGATCGTGCCGCGCAGCTTCAGCATGAAGAAGGCGCAGGCCATCAGTCCGAGCGCCGCCGCCCACAGCTTCAGGCCGTCGTCCGCCCCCTTCGTCGCCAGCGCGAGCGGCAACGCGAGCACGATGCAGACGACCAGCAACGCCGCGAAAATGGTGGGGATGTGAATCTGCAGAAACATCGGCGGGTTCCGCGGCCATGCCGCAGAACAATCACGTCATCGCCGGCGCTCTGTCAAGGCGTGCCGGGCGCGCTGCGAGGATGCGCGGCAGGTTGGTTTCGATCCAGTCGGCGAGGGCCGCGACTCTGGTCGCCACCTCCTCGCCCAGCGGCGTGAGGCGATAGTCGACGTGCGGCGGCACCACCGGATAGGCGGTGCGCCGCACGAAGCCGTCCGCCTCCAGCCCCTGGAGGGTCTGCGCCAGCATCTTTTCGCTCACCCCCGCGATCTTGCGGCGGATGTCGCTGAAGCGCAGCGTGCCGTCCTGCAGGGCGACGAGCACGAGCACGCCCCAGCGGCTGGTAACGTGCTTGAGCACCTCGCGCGAGGGGCAGGCGTCGGCGAACACGTCGCCGCGGCGGATCTGTTCGGTGAGGCTGAGGGGTTCCGGCATTTTTCACGCTAACCTTTTTGTGCGTACTTACGAAAAGTTTGTGATGACCCTACCTTCGTGTCAACCCGTTCGCACCACATGAAGGACAGATTTCCATGATCGTCGTCACCGGAGCCACCGGCCAGCTCGGCCGCCTCGTCGTTTCCGAACTCCTCAAGACCGTGCCCGCCGCCGAGGTCGTCGCGCTCGCCCGCGATCCGCACAAGGCCGCCGATCTCGGCGTTGCGGCGCGGCAGGGCGATTACGCCGATCCCGCCTCCCTCGAAGCGGCGTTCGCGGGCGCCGACAAACTGCTGCTGATCTCGTCGAGCGAGGTCGGGCAGCGGGTTGCGCAGCACCGCAACGCGATCGCCGCGGCGAAGCGCGCCGGGGTGAAGCTGATCGCCTACACCAGCATTCTGCATGCCGACTCGACGCCCCTCGGCCTCGGTGCCGAGCACCGCGCCACCGAGGCGCTGCTGAGGGACTCCGGCGTTCCCCACGTGCTGCTGCGCAACGGCTGGTACACCGAGAACTATCTCGCCAGCGCGCCCGCCGCGGTGGCGCACGGCGCGCTCCTCGGCGCGGCGCGGGACGGGCGGATCTCCTCCGCCGCCCGCGCCGACTACGCCGCCGCCGCCGCCGCGGTGCTGACCGGCGAAGGCCATGCCGGGCGGGTCTACGAACTCGCGGGCGATGGCTCCTATACCCTCGCCGACTTCGCCGCCGAACTCGCCCGCGCCTCGGGCAAGCCGGTGGCCTACCGCGACCTGCCGGAGGCGGAGTTCCGCGCCGCCCTCGAAGCCGCCGGTCTGCCCGCGCCGATCGCCGCGCTGCTTGCGGACTCCGACGCGGGCGCGGCGAAGGGCGGGCTGTTCGACGACGGCGGCGCGCTCGGCCGCCTGATCGGCCGTCCGACCGCGCCGATGGCGAAAATGGTCGCGGCGGCGTTCGCCTGATCGCACTATAGTCGGCGGACCGTCCCCGCAATCGCCGGTCCGCCGATGATCCCCGTCACCGAAACCTTCGCCATCTCCGAGGACCTGATCGAGGAGCGCTTCGTCCGCGCCGCCGGGCCGGGCGGGCAGAACGTCAACAAGGTCTCGACCGCGGTGCAACTGCGGTTCGACGCCCGTGCGGCGCTGCCGGGGGCGGCGTTCCGTCGTCTGCGCGGCATCGCCGGATCGCGGATGACCGCCGAGGGGGTGGTGGTGCTGACCGCGCGCGAGCACCGCAGCCAGGAGATGAACCGCGTCGCGGCGCGGGAGCGCCTCGCCGATCTGGTCCGCCGCGCGCTCACGCCGCCGCGGCCGCGGGTCGCCACCCGCCCCAGTCTCGCGCAGAAGCGGGCGCGCCTGGCCGACAAGCGCGCCCGCGCCACCACCAAGAAGACGCGCGGCGCGGTGCGCGGAGAGGAGTAGGGCGCGGGCGGCGCTTGACAGGATTTTCCAACAGGAGTACGCACAATGCGTATATCCTGGAGGGCAAAATGGACCCGGATTCCGAGCAGCAAGTCCTGCTTCGTAACGCAATGCGTACACTCAATATGACCCGCGACGCCTTCTCGCAGCGTCTCGGGGTCACCCGGCGGGCGCTCGATGCGTGGCTGCTGCCGAGCGGATCGGCGGAATCCCGCACCATGCCGGAGGTGGTCGGGCGATTCGTCGCCGAGATCCTCGCATCCCGGCCCTCCCACGCGGTTCCGGCGGCGGGCGCGCCCACGCTGGCCTTCGAGGGCAAGCCCCAGCTCCTCACCACCGATCAGCTCGATCTCGGCGTCGTCCACGAGCTGTTCCGCATCGCCGACATGCTCGAACCGGTGGCGCGGCGGCGCAAGGTGACGCGGGTGCTGGAGGGCGCGGTGCTCGGCAACCTGTTCTTCGAGGCCAGCACCCGAACCCGCATGAGCTTCGGCACCGCGTTCTGCCGCCTCGGCGGTTCGGTGGTGGACACCACCGGCTTCACCTTCTCGTCGATGAGCAAGGGCGAATCGATCCACGACACCAGCCGCGTCGTCTCCGGCTACGTCGACGCCCTGGTGGTGCGCCATCCGGAGCAGGGCTCGGTGGCGGAATTCGCGCGCGCCACCAACCTGCCGGTGGTCAACGCCGGCGACGGCCCCGGCGAGCATCCGAGTCAGGCGCTGCTCGATCTCTACACCATCCAGCGCGAGTTCTCGCGCCTCGGCAAGAGCATCGACGGCATGCACGTCGCCTTCGTCGGCGACCTCAAGTACGGCCGCACCGTGCATTCGCTCGCCAAGCTGCTGGCGCTGCACAAGGGCATCCGCTTCAGCTTCGTCTCGCCCAAGGGGCTCGAGATGCCGCGGCATCTCCTCGAACGCCTCGACGTCAACGGCCACGTGATCGTCGAAACCGATCAGATCGTCGACGGGGTGAAGGACTGCGACGTGCTCTACGCCACCCGCATCCAGAAGGAACGGTTCGCGGGCGAGGCGATCGAGGGCTATACCCCCGAATTCCAGATCAACCGCGCGCTCGCCGATGCGGCGTGCCGGGCCGACACGCTGATCATGCATCCGCTGCCGCGCGACAGCCGCGCCGACGCCAACGACCTGTCCACCGACCTCGACCGCGATCCCCGGCTCGCGATCTTCCGCCAGACCGACAACGGCATTCCGGTGCGGATGGCGATCTTCGCGATGCTGCTCGGCGTCGCCCAGCAGATCCCCCACGATCTGCGCGACGCCACATGGCGTTCGCCGCGCCCGGTCGGGCCGGACGACGCGGTGTTCGAAGGCTTCGAATGAGAAAGACGCCCCGGAAATTCCGGGGCGTTTCGCTTTCCGGCCGGTGCCGCGGCGGAGGCCGCGGCACGGGTTTCCGCAGCGATCGTACAATTCCCCCTCCCAAAACTTTGCAAAAGCGACTATCGTCGGCGCCTTCGTGCTTCAAATATTTCAGGGAACCATGATGAAAAGCTTGGCGGCGCTGGCGCAGTTCGTCGGCCGGACATTTGCGGTCTGGGTTCTGGTGATCACCGTGGCGGCGTATTTTGCGCCTGCGGCGTTCCGGCCGATCGCGCCGTACATCGTCTGGCTGCTGGGGATGGTGATGTTCGGCATGGGCCTCACCCTGTCGCCCGGCGATTTCGTCGAAGTGGCGCGGCGGCCGCGCGAAGTCGGGCTCGGCGTGATCGCGCAGTTCACGGTGATGCCGCTGGTCGCCTTCGCGCTCACCCGCGTGGTGCCGATGTCGCCCGAGATCGCCGCCGGGGTGGTGCTGGTGGGCTGCTGCCCCGGCGGCACCTCGTCGAACGTGATGACCTATCTCGCCAAGGGCGACGTCGCCCTGTCCGTCACCCTCACCACCATCACCACGCTGATGGCGCCGTTCGCGACGCCGTTCCTGGTGTGGCTGTTCGCAAGCCAGTATCTGCCGGTGGACGCCGCCGCGATGTTCCTCTCGATCGCCAAGGTGGTGCTGCTGCCGATCGCGCTCGGCGTCGCGATCAAGGCGCTGCTGCCCGGCCTCGCCCGCAACCTGGTGCCGGTGCTGCCGCTGGTGAGCGTGACCGGCATCGTGCTGATCGTCGCTGCGGTGGTGGCGGTGAGCCAGGCGAAGATCGCGCAAAGTGGGCTCTTGATTGCAGCGGTGGTGGTGGCGCATAACGGCATCGGATACACGCTCGGCTATTTCGCCGGGCGGCTGGGCGGCATGCGGGTGCCGCAGCGCAAGGCGGTGGCGATCGAGGTGGGGATGCAGAATTCGGGGCTCGGTGCGGCGCTCGCGCAGGCGCACTTCTCGCCGCTGGCGGCGGTGCCGAGCGCGATCTTCAGCGTCTGGCACAACATTTCCGGCGCGTTGATCGCCAACTATTTCGGACGCCGCGCCGACTGACCGGCGGCGGCGGACGCGGGGCGCGGCGTCCTGGGGGGGAACGCCGCGCCCTTGGCCTATTCGGCGGAGGGCGGGATCAGGGCGCGGGTCGCCGCCCACAGCAGAACCACCAGCGCCAGCCACCACGACTGGAACACCCCGAACGACACCAGGAACGGCACCGCGGCGGCGGCGAACAGGCCGCACAGCGGCGCGTCCGCGGCGGTCGGCGCGATCGCGGCGGACAGCATCCGCCACAGGCCGAAGGCGGCGATCGCCGCGCCCGCCGCGCCGAGTTCCAGCCAGATCTGCAGCGGTCCGTTGTGGGTGTGCAGCGGCAGATAGGTGGCGGTCAGCGCGAACGGCAAGTCCCGTCCGGGCAGCGGCACGGTGAGGGTGAAGGTCTCTTCGGCGCCCGGGAACACCCGCGCGGCATCGAGTCCCCAGCCGAGCCAGGGCCGCTCCAGGATATGGTCGTAGGCGAAATCCCAGATCACCAGGCGATGCACCCACGAGCCTCCGAGCTGCGGCAGGGTGCGCACGGCCTCGGCCGGGTCCACCAACATCGGCAGCAGCGGCATCGCCAGCACCGCGCACGGCAGCCCGAAGCGCAGCAGGTTGCGCGAGAGGCGCGGCCGGACCGCGTGCAGGAGCCATGCCGACGCCCCCACGAGGGGCAGCAGCACCGCGGCCGATCCGTCGACGCTCGCGGCGGCGGCGATCGCGGCGGCGAGCATCGCCGCCGCGCCCAGAGGCGGCAGGCGGAGCCGCCGGTAGGCGGCGATCGCGGGCACGGTGGCGAGCACCAGCGCCGTGACTCCGCCCTTCTCCGCCAGGTGCGCGGCGTCGAGGCGGCCGAAGCTGCCGAAGGCGGCGCGCAGCGCCGCCACGATCGGCGCGTGGGCGAGCGCGTCGAGCAGCGGGATCGCCACCGCGACGCTCCAGCCGATCAGGGCGAGGCGGGCGAGGCGGTCGCGGTCGGCGTCGGGTCGGCGATCGGCGGTGCCCGCCAGGGCGAACGCCGCGACCGCGACCGCGGCGAGCTGCCCGACCTTGCCCAGGGAATTGCCGGGATCGATCGACCACAGCGCGCTCAGCGCGCCGAACCCGAGCAGCGCGAACAGCGGCGGCAGCGCCCCAAAGCGCCCG of uncultured Alphaproteobacteria bacterium contains these proteins:
- the ytfG gene encoding NAD(P)H:quinone oxidoreductase (Evidence 2a : Function of homologous gene experimentally demonstrated in an other organism; PubMedId : 14747727; Product type e : enzyme), with the protein product MIVVTGATGQLGRLVVSELLKTVPAAEVVALARDPHKAADLGVAARQGDYADPASLEAAFAGADKLLLISSSEVGQRVAQHRNAIAAAKRAGVKLIAYTSILHADSTPLGLGAEHRATEALLRDSGVPHVLLRNGWYTENYLASAPAAVAHGALLGAARDGRISSAARADYAAAAAAVLTGEGHAGRVYELAGDGSYTLADFAAELARASGKPVAYRDLPEAEFRAALEAAGLPAPIAALLADSDAGAAKGGLFDDGGALGRLIGRPTAPMAKMVAAAFA
- the yaeJ gene encoding Peptidyl-tRNA hydrolase YaeJ; its protein translation is MIPVTETFAISEDLIEERFVRAAGPGGQNVNKVSTAVQLRFDARAALPGAAFRRLRGIAGSRMTAEGVVVLTAREHRSQEMNRVAARERLADLVRRALTPPRPRVATRPSLAQKRARLADKRARATTKKTRGAVRGEE
- the ytfH gene encoding putative transcriptional regulator (Evidence 3 : Function proposed based on presence of conserved amino acid motif, structural feature or limited homology; PubMedId : 20088838; Product type pr : putative regulator), with protein sequence MPEPLSLTEQIRRGDVFADACPSREVLKHVTSRWGVLVLVALQDGTLRFSDIRRKIAGVSEKMLAQTLQGLEADGFVRRTAYPVVPPHVDYRLTPLGEEVATRVAALADWIETNLPRILAARPARLDRAPAMT
- the yocS gene encoding Uncharacterized sodium-dependent transporter YocS, whose protein sequence is MMKSLAALAQFVGRTFAVWVLVITVAAYFAPAAFRPIAPYIVWLLGMVMFGMGLTLSPGDFVEVARRPREVGLGVIAQFTVMPLVAFALTRVVPMSPEIAAGVVLVGCCPGGTSSNVMTYLAKGDVALSVTLTTITTLMAPFATPFLVWLFASQYLPVDAAAMFLSIAKVVLLPIALGVAIKALLPGLARNLVPVLPLVSVTGIVLIVAAVVAVSQAKIAQSGLLIAAVVVAHNGIGYTLGYFAGRLGGMRVPQRKAVAIEVGMQNSGLGAALAQAHFSPLAAVPSAIFSVWHNISGALIANYFGRRAD
- a CDS encoding putative O-antigen polymerase (Evidence 3 : Function proposed based on presence of conserved amino acid motif, structural feature or limited homology) yields the protein MTRALLLLQSLVFLPLILISNRAAAPVLAIAVVAAALRRQPLGRFGALPPLFALLGFGALSALWSIDPGNSLGKVGQLAAVAVAAFALAGTADRRPDADRDRLARLALIGWSVAVAIPLLDALAHAPIVAALRAAFGSFGRLDAAHLAEKGGVTALVLATVPAIAAYRRLRLPPLGAAAMLAAAIAAAASVDGSAAVLLPLVGASAWLLHAVRPRLSRNLLRFGLPCAVLAMPLLPMLVDPAEAVRTLPQLGGSWVHRLVIWDFAYDHILERPWLGWGLDAARVFPGAEETFTLTVPLPGRDLPFALTATYLPLHTHNGPLQIWLELGAAGAAIAAFGLWRMLSAAIAPTAADAPLCGLFAAAAVPFLVSFGVFQSWWLALVVLLWAATRALIPPSAE
- a CDS encoding Aspartate carbomyltransferase; the encoded protein is MDPDSEQQVLLRNAMRTLNMTRDAFSQRLGVTRRALDAWLLPSGSAESRTMPEVVGRFVAEILASRPSHAVPAAGAPTLAFEGKPQLLTTDQLDLGVVHELFRIADMLEPVARRRKVTRVLEGAVLGNLFFEASTRTRMSFGTAFCRLGGSVVDTTGFTFSSMSKGESIHDTSRVVSGYVDALVVRHPEQGSVAEFARATNLPVVNAGDGPGEHPSQALLDLYTIQREFSRLGKSIDGMHVAFVGDLKYGRTVHSLAKLLALHKGIRFSFVSPKGLEMPRHLLERLDVNGHVIVETDQIVDGVKDCDVLYATRIQKERFAGEAIEGYTPEFQINRALADAACRADTLIMHPLPRDSRADANDLSTDLDRDPRLAIFRQTDNGIPVRMAIFAMLLGVAQQIPHDLRDATWRSPRPVGPDDAVFEGFE